In bacterium HR17, a single window of DNA contains:
- the hmrR gene encoding HTH-type transcriptional regulator HmrR, protein MFIGELARLTGVSVPTIRYYETLGLLKPVKRTRGGFRVYDEHAVQMLHFIRHAQRLGFSLKEVRQVLRVWRRTGNPCPTVRALVTQRLDQLDGWLRSLMALRERLHQLTQMLEANQGNDPSIVCPCITATEPLDISLPYLPPEWRKHKKRPRKRKKTSRLTDWWWS, encoded by the coding sequence ATGTTCATCGGCGAGTTAGCGAGGTTAACAGGTGTTTCTGTGCCGACCATCCGCTATTACGAAACACTGGGCTTGCTCAAACCTGTCAAGCGGACGCGGGGCGGTTTTCGGGTCTACGATGAACATGCCGTCCAGATGCTCCACTTCATCCGCCACGCCCAACGGTTGGGGTTTTCCTTGAAAGAGGTTCGCCAAGTCTTGCGAGTGTGGCGGCGAACGGGCAACCCCTGCCCGACTGTTCGCGCCCTCGTCACCCAACGGCTTGACCAGTTGGATGGGTGGCTGCGAAGTTTGATGGCGTTGCGGGAACGGTTGCACCAGTTGACGCAAATGTTGGAAGCCAACCAAGGAAATGACCCTTCCATCGTTTGCCCCTGCATAACAGCGACGGAACCGTTGGACATTTCGCTGCCTTATCTGCCTCCTGAGTGGCGCAAACATAAGAAGCGTCCTCGTAAACGCAAAAAGACCTCACGCTTGACGGATTGGTGGTGGTCTTGA
- the resA_7 gene encoding Thiol-disulfide oxidoreductase ResA, with the protein MFPNELVVIGIHSAKFPNERNDENLRKAILRYGVEHPVINDKDFGIWRLYGVRAWPTLVLIDPTGRIVGVHEGEITAEQLATVLRKLIAEAEAKGILDRTPVRFHKETPAKTPLRFPGKVLADAVHRRLFVADTGNHRIVVTDFDGKKMLTIGDGQEGLRDGSFESAQFNNPHGLALHGEHLFIADTGNHCIRLADLHRRTVTTIAGTGKLGRGFSQGGKARAVDLRSPWDVAYHAGKLYIAMAGSHQLWVMDLRQGTLFPFAGNGFEGIRDGAPTDAWLAQPSGLAVGDGVLYFADSETSAIRMANLQTGFVRTLVGVGLFDFGDRDGVGAAVRLQHPLGVCYHDGIVYVADTYNHKIKRLYPKTQACQTFAGSGKPGHKDGAQAEAQFDEPSGISYADGKLFVADTNNHAVRVIDLRQNIVRTLPME; encoded by the coding sequence TTGTTTCCCAACGAACTTGTCGTCATCGGCATCCACTCGGCGAAGTTTCCGAACGAGCGCAACGATGAAAACTTGCGCAAAGCGATTTTGCGCTATGGCGTGGAGCATCCTGTCATCAACGACAAGGATTTTGGCATCTGGCGCCTTTACGGCGTGCGGGCGTGGCCGACTTTGGTGCTCATTGACCCGACGGGACGGATCGTCGGCGTCCACGAAGGCGAAATCACCGCCGAGCAGTTAGCGACTGTGCTGCGCAAATTGATTGCCGAGGCAGAAGCGAAAGGGATTTTGGACCGCACACCCGTGCGGTTTCACAAGGAAACGCCAGCCAAGACTCCGCTGCGGTTTCCTGGCAAGGTGTTGGCAGATGCCGTCCATCGGCGGCTGTTCGTTGCCGATACAGGCAACCACCGCATCGTCGTCACCGATTTTGACGGCAAAAAGATGCTGACGATCGGTGATGGGCAGGAAGGGTTGCGGGACGGCAGTTTTGAGTCGGCGCAATTCAACAACCCGCACGGGTTGGCGCTGCACGGTGAGCACCTGTTCATCGCCGACACGGGCAACCATTGTATCCGCTTAGCGGATTTGCACCGTCGCACTGTCACGACCATCGCTGGGACAGGCAAACTGGGGCGCGGGTTTTCGCAAGGGGGCAAAGCCCGCGCCGTCGATTTGCGCTCGCCGTGGGATGTCGCCTACCACGCAGGCAAACTCTACATCGCGATGGCTGGCAGCCATCAACTTTGGGTTATGGACCTGCGCCAGGGCACGCTGTTTCCCTTCGCAGGCAACGGTTTTGAAGGCATTCGCGATGGGGCGCCGACCGACGCGTGGCTGGCACAACCCAGCGGGTTAGCGGTCGGCGACGGTGTGCTCTACTTTGCCGACAGCGAGACGAGCGCCATCCGCATGGCAAATTTGCAGACGGGGTTCGTCCGCACATTGGTCGGTGTCGGATTGTTTGACTTCGGTGACCGCGACGGCGTCGGCGCAGCGGTGCGGTTACAGCACCCGTTGGGCGTTTGCTACCACGATGGCATCGTCTATGTCGCTGACACTTACAACCACAAAATCAAGCGGCTCTATCCGAAGACCCAGGCGTGCCAGACTTTTGCGGGTTCGGGTAAGCCCGGACACAAAGACGGCGCTCAGGCGGAAGCGCAATTTGACGAACCCAGCGGCATCAGTTACGCCGATGGCAAACTGTTCGTCGCTGACACCAACAACCATGCTGTTCGGGTCATTGACCTGCGACAGAACATCGTCAGGACTTTGCCGATGGAATGA
- a CDS encoding Endoglucanase C307, with protein MTRREMLTTMAGVMAGMAAQEAPTTAQRKLPAPCPDRLPRWRGFNLLEKFNVARNQPFLERDFAWIAELGFNFVRLPMDYRCWIDAGDWTKFREETLKEIDDAVRFGEKYGVHVCLNFHRAPGYTVARPPEPKSLWDDEEAQKVCALHWAHFARRYQGVPNTLLSFNLFNEPARIDPQVHRKVVARMVEAIRQHDEQRLIICDGREWGNTAPTELVGLKVAAATRGYQPFRLTHYRAEWVNNAQTWATPTYPLREGDTLWDIHRLRSFYQPWKALERQGVGVMVGEFGAYNKTPHKVVLAWMRDGLTVWQEMGWGWALWNFRGSFGILDSEREDVAYENWRGHRLDRAMLELLQAF; from the coding sequence ATGACGCGCCGAGAGATGCTGACAACGATGGCGGGAGTGATGGCGGGTATGGCAGCGCAAGAGGCGCCGACGACGGCGCAGCGGAAGTTGCCCGCACCGTGCCCCGACCGGTTGCCCCGCTGGCGCGGCTTCAACTTGCTGGAAAAGTTCAATGTCGCCCGCAATCAACCGTTTTTGGAGCGCGACTTTGCGTGGATCGCCGAGTTGGGCTTCAATTTCGTTCGGTTGCCGATGGATTACCGCTGCTGGATTGACGCGGGCGATTGGACGAAGTTCCGCGAGGAAACGCTGAAAGAGATTGACGACGCCGTGCGATTTGGCGAAAAGTATGGCGTGCATGTCTGCCTCAACTTCCATCGGGCGCCAGGTTACACCGTCGCCCGTCCGCCCGAGCCAAAATCGCTGTGGGACGATGAAGAGGCACAAAAGGTGTGCGCGCTTCATTGGGCTCATTTTGCCCGGCGCTATCAAGGCGTTCCCAACACGCTGCTCAGTTTCAACCTGTTCAACGAGCCCGCCCGCATTGACCCGCAAGTGCACCGCAAAGTCGTAGCGCGCATGGTGGAAGCCATCCGCCAGCACGATGAACAACGGCTCATCATTTGCGACGGGCGCGAATGGGGCAACACCGCTCCGACGGAATTGGTGGGGCTCAAAGTCGCCGCCGCGACGCGGGGCTATCAGCCCTTCCGTTTGACCCACTACCGCGCCGAATGGGTAAACAACGCGCAAACTTGGGCGACGCCGACCTACCCTTTGCGCGAGGGCGACACCCTTTGGGACATTCATCGCTTGCGGTCCTTTTACCAGCCGTGGAAAGCGTTAGAGCGGCAAGGCGTCGGCGTGATGGTCGGCGAATTCGGCGCTTACAACAAAACACCCCACAAGGTCGTCTTGGCGTGGATGCGCGATGGCTTGACCGTGTGGCAGGAGATGGGTTGGGGTTGGGCGCTCTGGAACTTTCGGGGCAGTTTCGGCATCTTGGACAGCGAGCGGGAAGATGTTGCCTACGAAAACTGGCGTGGGCACAGACTGGATCGGGCGATGCTGGAGTTGCTGCAAGCCTTTTGA
- the htrA_3 gene encoding Putative serine protease HtrA produces the protein MRLPLWHRHHPPLAPTEPPPDDLLDAFSQVVIQAVDRVIRSVASIEARTDAGHICGHGSGFALTADGFILTNSHVVRGATHIAVAFPDGRQFAARLVGEDPETDVALVQVDATDLPPAPLGDSAKVRVGQLVIAIGNPYGLQCTVTAGIVSALGRSLRTPAGHLLHDVIQTDAALNPGSSGGPLVSTRGEVIGVNTALVMPAQGLCFAIPINTAKFVAERLLREGRVRRSYLGVGGQNVALNPRLVAFHRLPADSGVLIITVDADSPAANAGVREGDILVAVGDTPTPDMAALNRVLTDLAPGTATTVTVVRRVEKLCLPVVLEEQPERNA, from the coding sequence GTGCGGCTACCGCTGTGGCACCGCCACCATCCGCCGTTGGCGCCGACGGAACCACCACCTGACGACCTGTTGGACGCGTTTTCGCAGGTCGTCATTCAAGCCGTTGACCGTGTCATCCGTTCCGTCGCCAGCATTGAAGCCCGCACAGACGCCGGGCATATTTGCGGTCACGGGTCGGGCTTTGCCTTGACCGCTGACGGGTTCATTTTGACCAACAGCCATGTCGTGCGGGGCGCAACGCACATTGCGGTGGCGTTTCCTGACGGGCGCCAGTTTGCCGCCCGGTTGGTGGGTGAAGACCCCGAAACAGATGTGGCATTGGTGCAGGTAGACGCGACGGATTTACCCCCTGCCCCGTTGGGCGATTCCGCCAAAGTGCGGGTCGGTCAGTTGGTCATCGCTATCGGCAACCCCTACGGGCTGCAGTGCACCGTCACCGCTGGCATCGTCAGCGCGCTGGGGCGGTCATTGCGCACCCCCGCAGGACACTTGCTGCACGATGTCATCCAAACGGACGCCGCTCTCAACCCTGGCAGTTCTGGCGGTCCGTTGGTCAGCACCCGAGGCGAAGTCATCGGGGTCAACACCGCCCTCGTGATGCCCGCTCAAGGGCTCTGCTTTGCCATTCCCATCAACACCGCCAAGTTCGTCGCGGAGCGGTTGTTGCGCGAGGGGCGGGTCCGGCGCAGTTACTTGGGTGTCGGCGGTCAGAATGTGGCGCTCAACCCCCGTTTGGTTGCGTTTCACCGACTGCCTGCCGACAGCGGCGTCCTCATCATTACCGTTGACGCCGACAGCCCCGCTGCCAACGCAGGGGTGCGCGAGGGAGACATCCTCGTCGCCGTCGGCGATACCCCTACACCCGACATGGCGGCGCTCAACCGTGTCTTGACCGACCTTGCGCCCGGCACCGCGACGACCGTGACCGTCGTGCGCCGCGTTGAAAAACTGTGCCTGCCCGTCGTTTTGGAGGAACAACCGGAACGGAACGCGTGA